AGTAATGAttagatggagagagaaattaagataataattggagatagaggtaataattagtggagagagatatacagaaaaataagaataatgattagaaataggaataatgagtggagagagaaacgaaagtaataattgaagtaTGGACAATGAGTATTTTgtgagttggaattttttttttcaaaaagcaaaccaaacaaagcataattttttttagggaaaaaaactgaaatagtccctatagttaagtatttgtgtcaatttggttcctgtagttgtaattggctcgatttacactctgtgcttttcattttgtttcaatttggtccaattactaacttccgttagtccgccgttagtcctttaaacaacaaaatcatatgggccccttttttagggttaaaatagactcgttcgactaaataagccaactggcttatttttttattcttattgaattttttttcctatttgttagtttttcatcaatttttttggggtgattacatcgtcatgacaagagaaatctaaaaagtaaaaaattatgatcgaaatccaattttttttgaataaaaatcaaaaaattggcttattgacttatttttgtctttattcaaaaaatgaggtttcgatcgtaattttttactttctagatttctctcgttacaacgatgcaataatttccaaaaatatgacgaaaaattaacaaatatgaaaaaaatttgaataagaacaaaaaaataagccagttgacttatttagctgaatagggttactcactcccctcttgccctaataaacctctgaaccaaaacacaactcattcttccattctccattgataaggaggtacttgagaagaaatttggttataattttctacaaaaagttgccatcgaattcagcattttcatgatcagtcATGAGGTatcataaccactgatattgtctacatgttcaacttgtggacaaatactgagatgccttatttttctgcatagtactgaaaatgcacatagaaccatgtccaaaagtcacaacatgatatagatccaaaagtcacaacatgataaataaccatatccaaaagtcagaatattatataaattcagttccaaatttaccatgtcataacctaatacatagatataacaaaccactcaactaggttacaataaacctaacttaacagcccaagtggttacaaaaaatagtgccctgttattccattaattttcctacacttggctcatgcactgattcctgactaggaatgttgaaaaataaacctaggccaattttttcgtctttattaaaaaaaattgaatttcgataataattttttactttttagattcttctcgtcatgacgatgcaataaccctcagaaaattgacgaaaaactaacaaataagaaaaaaaattgaataaggacaaaaaataagaaagttggcttatttaaccgaacgggtctgttttaaccccaaaaaagagggccatatgattttgaaatttaaaggactaacggaagttagtaatttgaccgaattgaaacaaaatagaaagtacagagtgtaaatcgagccaattataactacagggaccaaattgacacgaacacttaactacaaggactattacagttttttttctttttttttaataaagacaaaaataagccaataagctattttttttgtctattgaAAAAAATCGATTTCGAttgtaacttttttctttttacattcctctcatcatgacgaaacaatcatccacaaaaaattgtgaaaaaactaacaaatgcgaatttttttcgAAGAAGGacgaaaaaaataagccatttggcttattaggccGAATAACCTTTAAGTTTTTCTCACACACAAAAGAGTAATGCTAGGAACACAATTGTAAAACACAATTCAAAACATCGATTTATTCTCAATTTCGGGATGCAAGTTGGCTCACATGTACCGAATGATTTCAAGCATTGAAGTTGTGTACTAAAGTTGTGTTAGTTGACTTTTTTTCGGTGGTCTTTCCACACCGTCACGCAGTATCCCAATCCTtctatttttgttattaattttttttttttttggagggaacCCAATCTCTCTATTCAAAGGTACATATTTTTGTGTGATTCAATACTAATATGAATGCCACCAAAAATGTATGATGAACGAGGGTATTGAAACCACCGCTAGTGCAGTTGGTTGTCTTATTTTCTCCTTCAATTGAGGTCTCGATTCAAACTCCACGGAAGATGGACTTTGAAAGCCAAGTCTGAACTCACAAGAATATTAAAATATTACGTGAAGGTGTCTCAAAATTATTGAATAATATCCCCGTCACTGAATAATATCCCCCACGAGGGTCCCCCGTTTTCCTAGGAGATAGGAAAAAGAAGATCAAAAGAgaaccttttttgttttgttttttggttcctTTTTTATGGGTACACGCAACTAGAGCCGAACCTTCACGTAACACGTTGTTGGGGGAGCGGAGGGAGACGTTTGGGGATTTGGTACCGAGCACCGACGCCACACATGCGTGGAACGGAGAGAGGAAGCTAATATAATACTAATATTCCAAAGGAATTCCTCAATTGCTAAATCAGCATTCAAAAAGTCGCACACGGCGCACGCCAGCCATGAGCATCTTATTAACCAATTGCTGCATTTGTTCCAACTACTTCAACCTAACCTGCACCGCCACTTGCACCTCAACTTCCATCCCTCCAATTATAAAACACCACCAACGTCCGCCCATTCGCCTCTCGCTTCTCcgttcctcctcctccactccCTCTGGTAAACTTTCTTATACATCaccactctctttctctctctctctctctctctctctctctgtacacacactcacacatgatGCGTGTGCGTGAATTTAACCACATACAAACACATATCATACAAACACACATATTTGTGTGCGTTCCGTTGGCTTGATTTACGCGTCTAAATCAGGTTGATTTCAAATCATGTAATCGTGGATCTTGATGTTCTCAACTCTTATTAATATATTGCGTTCTGGATTTGAAATGTGTTGGTTGTATTTGGTCCTTTTCGTTCTTCTCTTTGGCATGATGATGATAAACAGGAGGATTTTACGCTTTTACTGTGGTGATATGATTTTGTGAATGTGTATGTATCTGATTGTATAGTATATGTGGGAGTATTAATGTGTTTTGCTGGAGTTTTTCCCCTGGAGAATTCTTCGAAGTATAGGAAAAGGTGTTGAATATGCAGCCTCGCTATATTATTTGAGTTTATTTGAAGAGTCTGTAGTGAGGATTGATATTCTCGGGGAACTTTCGATTGCCGGATGATTTTTTTAGAAGGTTTGGAAAAGATCTGATTAATGATGGGGATAAAGGGGACATACGGGTCCCTTGGATAGTAGATGGGATTGTATGTACTACGGGATTAGTTATACTAGATTTGGTGGGATGAAGAATGGGATCAGGAGTGAAGAAACTTTTTCCACCATTACATGAAATGTGGGACTAGCTAATCCTATTGAAACATGTTGGGCCACTTGTTTCCTTGTACTATGGATGCATGATTACAATCCTGGCATCAAACGTGCCCGAAGGGCCTATTTGATTGTCTGGACTAGATCCGGATTGTGATTACATAACATGGGAGGTCAATTCTGGTGTTTGAATGCAGCTGTTGGCGGAGGGATTACATATTAGTTGGAAAACCAATCCTAAACAAACATGGAATTTATTATATTTTGGGAATGTGAAATTGCAAGTCCCTCACTTTAGTCCAGTGGTATCACTCCTCGTAGGAGATTATATAGACCCTAGCTATTAGTCTGGTCAATCAAACACGGCATTAGAAAAAGATGGAAAATTAGTGTAACGATTGCTTATGCTAGCCAAAATTATTCGATACTTGAATGAGGTACCCTCAGACAAGATACTTGATTGACGACTAGACATGGAATTGGATCCAGAGCGATGTTGCAATACCATCCTCTTGGTTAGTGTGCTTAATTTATTTCCCAAATACCAATAAGAAGTTAGGTCTTATTTGACTATTCGATAGATATTTGTCGTATGATTCAACAAATTTCTcctttgtattattttgatttCTCCTTTTGGGATGATTCCTGGGAATTGGGTATTCAAGACACGGTACGTATGTATAACACATAATTCAAAAGTTCACAAATAATGCTATGTAGTTTATTTTGCTCAATGCATCAGATAACATAGCTATTTCGTTGCCTCTTTGATTCTCGTACTAAAGACACAATTGCACTCATTTAACCGATTATTGCTTTGGCAAAATTGAGTGTTGGTAAGAGTCTTGTATGGCATGTAGTTATTTCCTTTCGCTATTCTAATTTGAAATTACTATATTGAATGCGATTTTGCAAGGTTCTATTTTGGCTGAATTTCTTTTAATCCATCAGTTCTTCTATGTTAACTCATAGGTATGGATTCCAATGTGGGCCAGAGCTTGTACCCTCTGCACCGATGTAAAACAATTCACCTGGTTTGTGCTATTTTTGATCCTTTTTGCCTTATGATTTGAATGGTAGAAAAAAGTAAGGTCCAATGATGTATAGGATCTGAAGTTCTGAACTACCACATACTTCATCTAGATGCACTCTTGGTTTTTCCATTTGTACTGCCCATGGCATTTTGGTACTAAAGTTCAGTGACATAGGTGAGGCATGCGCAAGGTATTCACAATGTAGAAGGAGAAAAAGACCATGACGCATACTTATCAGAAGAACTCTTTGATGCACATGTCACCCCTCTTGGCTGGAAACAGGTAATAGTTGTTAATATATGGTTTTGATGTCAATTTGTTAACCGTAGCATCCTTCGCATAAGTTTTGTTAATAGTACACTTATTCTTTTAGCAGTCCTGAAAGACTCTCTCAAGTGAGGTATCGTGTTCCGATATAGTTTTGCAGAAAGTGTTTGCTATCAGTTTTTTTCGTTTGATCTAGTAGAAAATATCTAGTCAGGGAACTGTATTGAATTTTCTTAGAAACTTATTCGATATTGTCTTGTGTGGTACTCTCTTGAATCAAATAATTCATATTTTAGCTGTAAAGAATACTTCATCTGGACTCTGTGGTTGTAACAGGTAGCTAACCTTAAGAACCATGTTGAGGCATGTGGCCTTTCCAAGAAGATCGAATTAGTCATCGTTTCTCCTTTGCTAAGGTATCAGTTACTCATGATTTTTCTCCATGCTTAAGCTCATACGTCATCAGCTGTCCACTATTTTGAGTTCTCTACAGTTGTTATCTATGATCTGACAAGCATGTGAATTCTCTATGGGTATGTGTGCGCACATATGCAACTCTAAGGATAAAAAGTAGGGCAGGAGAAGAAAAAATGATTCCTAAATATTATAATTCTCATCGTTGACTGAATTGCATCGCATATATGATTGTGGCCTCTGAAACTGCCTCCTCCTGCCCATGGTTGCTGATATCTTGTTAAGATACTTGAATTCTTATGAAGCTGATTTTCAGGTATTTTATAACACTTTATTGTATtgatttttaagtgttctgAATATTGAAAGTGCACTTACATCTTACTGCTGCTGCTTGGGAAAGATATTTTTGGTCGACAACACTACTTAATGTTTACTGCGCACGGCATTTTGTGTTCATATGGCGTGCACTTTTCTTGCTCATTTAATCTGTATCCTCTCAAAAGTGGCAAGGTCTAGATGGAGAATTTTTTCCATTCTAAAGAAAAGGCCAACTATATATGGGGTATGGGCATACAGAATAAAATACAAAATGCCTCGACTGGTGTCCAATTCGATCTGTAAATCTCAATTGGCTGAATTGTTCATAGACTGATCATCATACAAATGGGTGAAGTATTGTAATTTGTAACATAGGCTCTGATTACCACTGGCTGCATTGTAGGACCATGCAAACGGCAGTCGGAGTTTTTGGGGGTGAAGCTTATGTGGACGGGATTGATGCACCTCCTTTGATGGTTGCAAATGCTGGGAAGAGTAGCCATCCTGCAATCTCAAGTCTAAATTGCTCACCTTTCATTGCGGTGGAGCTTTGTCGAGAACATTTGGTATGTGACATCATCTTTCTGTTTTCTTGTCgctctctttttgtttctttagtATGTGGGAGCGATAAAATGCACAATTCCATGCATAGAACTAGTGTAAGTGTAGTTATAAAACTATGAAACCTCTCCCATGAGGAATTCTGTGAAACTTCTCATATTGGTAGATCTACAACTGATATTGTGGAGGAAACAGTTTTTGATAGTCAGGCCTTTGAGTTGGGGACTTCAGGTTGTTCTTGTTTAAAAGATGTCCTTGCTAAAATCGTCCAATTTTCTAATTCAAGTAGTTATTGGAAATAGTTTTTCTTCGGTTTTCAATGATTTGAGGATGATTTTGGGTTGtgatattttctctctttactCCTTGCCAATGCTTGAGAGTAGAACCCATCAAAGCATGTGTTTTTGCTCATAATTTCAGATGACATTCTCCTGTATTCTTGTCTTCAATAAAGTGCTTGCTCATCAGGTGCTCTATTCTTATGGCTTTGTAGCTTCTCAAGGACGTTTCGTGTTTTAACTTGAATTTTGAGTTGCAATATTGAGGCCATAGGAATTTTAAAGTGGGTTGATTTGCCTCATCTGATTGCATGTTTTACAGCAAAAGATTTGTTGATTTGACTAATGGATGGTCTCTGCTGTTGACAGATATGTGTGCACGACCTTAGGTGCCAGTTATTTGTTGTCTCTCAGTTGCACAATTCTTATAACTGCATTGGCTTTGGGAGACATGTTTGGCATTTAAGTTTTCATGCTCATGGTACATCCAATGTAGAGATTAAACACCTATTGAGAGTTATATGACTTGAGGGCCTTGCAATGACATGGGAAAGACCAAGGGCAAATTTACATTTCcagtaaagaaaaagactcaTTTTTGGTTTAATGGATGATTAGACCCTTAGTTTGAGATGTACAGCAAAAGTTATCTGGGATGCCTACTTTGATTTTTGGTATTTTCATTTATTGACTTTTTACATTGTAGCTTGCCCAGATAGAAGATACCTTGGCTTTTGAGGGGTGGGAACTGAAACTTCAAATACTATGATAGTTTTCTATTATATCTTGTTTGGGCTATTTCATTTCAGAACTCGGTATGCTTTGTGCGATAAATATGAGATTATATGGtgcactgaaaaaaaaaaaaagaggtttaTATGATGTAAGTCGTGTTAAACactttctcctctctcttaaATGCTGCATTCTATACCTTTTCTTGCAAATAGTACAATGCCTCCAGTGGACTTCATAAATATTAGGTTCTCTATTTCAACTTGTTTCTCCTTTGAACTACTATGTTAATATTAGATAGTTGCAATTGAACCCCATCTGAAAACACTTTCTGCAGTGCTTTCTGTTACTTAGCTTGAATGTCGTTTTAAAGAAAGCCATCCGTTGATTAGGTTTATCgttagtaaaatattttcattggTTTTGGCAGCTTTTGTTGCTGGTGCATAGCTTGATATATATCACGCAGGGTTATTGTTATGGGCCTTATGGCAGACATTAACTCATCCCCAATATAGGATTCCTTCCTGTAGTACCTTTCCTTTCTCCATCCTCTTTGTCTTAACTAAATGACATTTAGATCCCTGGATAACATGCAGGGTCTTCATCCATGTGATAGGAGGAGAAGTATTAGCGAATACAAGCCTATTTTTCCAGCTATTGATTTTTCCCTGGTAAGTGTTTTTTTCATGATTCTCACTTACCAGTCGTCGTCAGTAAGAAGGAAAATACTTTGACCATGGATACTGGATAGCCTATTAATGGGTgatgtttgcatttttcttcaGATAGAAAGTGATGCCGACATTCTGTGGAAGCCCGACACAAGAGAGAAGGATGAAGAACTTGCTCGGAGGGGAATGAAGTTTCTGGACTGGTGATTCCTTGTCTCAGTTGCCTGAATATCTTGGTGCGAAATTTGATGTTGCTATGGAAAGAATTCAAGCTGTAAAATATTGATTGTGCCATCTCCCGTTCATGAAAAATCATACAGATAGGCCCTTGTGCAAAAGATTCTTTTGTTCTCCCTTCGGATATCGCGGTTTTCCTAGGGCGATCACACCCAGATTCACAATTGATTCTTGCGAGTCGAGGGTCTTGTAGGATGCAATAGCAAACTAGCCTAAGAGTTGGTTATCCCATTGTCAGCT
The sequence above is drawn from the Rhododendron vialii isolate Sample 1 chromosome 6a, ASM3025357v1 genome and encodes:
- the LOC131330525 gene encoding phosphoglycerate mutase-like protein, which translates into the protein MSILLTNCCICSNYFNLTCTATCTSTSIPPIIKHHQRPPIRLSLLRSSSSTPSGMDSNVGQSLYPLHRCKTIHLVRHAQGIHNVEGEKDHDAYLSEELFDAHVTPLGWKQVANLKNHVEACGLSKKIELVIVSPLLRTMQTAVGVFGGEAYVDGIDAPPLMVANAGKSSHPAISSLNCSPFIAVELCREHLGLHPCDRRRSISEYKPIFPAIDFSLIESDADILWKPDTREKDEELARRGMKFLDWLWTRPEKEIAVVTHSGFLIHALSAFGNDCHLSIKSEICKPFNNCELRSVVIVDRGMIGSDSSTTNYPGKIPSGPDLPNDFAKQKHPGI